From the genome of Prevotella herbatica, one region includes:
- a CDS encoding D-Ala-D-Ala carboxypeptidase family metallohydrolase — protein sequence MILKKTQKKMLSSHFSLNEMIYSETAINHHIDNMPSETEIENLKYLCEKILEPMRQHFGVIRINSGFRCPLLNQRVGGVGNSQHQFGEAADIRCCDKDLARKYFDFIVAHCVYDQLLFEYNRCGIFWIHVSIKRDEKNRRMRIENYPAKH from the coding sequence ATGATTTTAAAAAAAACTCAAAAGAAGATGCTTTCTTCGCACTTCTCCCTTAATGAAATGATTTATTCTGAGACTGCTATCAATCATCATATTGACAACATGCCTAGCGAAACAGAGATTGAAAACTTAAAGTATCTGTGTGAAAAAATCCTAGAACCTATGCGTCAACATTTCGGCGTAATAAGAATCAATAGCGGTTTCCGCTGCCCTTTGCTCAATCAGCGTGTAGGAGGAGTTGGTAACTCCCAACATCAGTTTGGTGAAGCTGCCGACATCAGGTGCTGTGATAAAGATCTGGCTCGTAAATATTTTGACTTTATTGTTGCTCACTGCGTTTACGATCAACTACTTTTTGAATACAACAGATGTGGTATCTTCTGGATTCACGTTTCTATTAAACGTGATGAAAAGAACAGAAGAATGAGAATAGAAAATTATCCAGCTAAACATTAA
- a CDS encoding RteC domain-containing protein: MNNQKYYWNGTKSELIEICYALYANKLIEGENLHMLNFKETCSLIFDLLGEKLPHNPYDSMAHMRKRKKKESTSILYKSFKKCFDC, translated from the coding sequence ATGAATAACCAAAAATATTATTGGAACGGAACTAAGTCTGAACTTATTGAAATATGCTATGCACTTTATGCAAACAAACTAATTGAAGGCGAGAATCTTCACATGCTTAATTTCAAGGAAACATGTAGTCTGATATTTGATTTATTAGGTGAAAAACTACCTCATAATCCCTATGACAGCATGGCACACATGAGAAAAAGAAAAAAGAAAGAGTCTACAAGTATCTTGTACAAATCTTTTAAAAAGTGTTTCGATTGTTAA